One window from the genome of Serinibacter salmoneus encodes:
- a CDS encoding ABC transporter permease subunit, whose amino-acid sequence MSSPSTLEKPRTSRPRPQSHATNFGKGFLVKLALMAAVNAFGIFIILAALQQDSMGILWVMVGLLVAANWVFFARRTLALKYVFPGLVFLLIFQLFTMGYTLYVSFTNYGQGHNSTKDQAITALLQQNEVRLPDSPAYPLAVVQQGGELGFAVLEDDTVEVGTAEDPLSVVDDAVVTDGAITEVPGWDILDRQAIIADQQAVVDLRVSIDEDPESGSIRTTDGRTGYVYTSTLEWDPEADTMTNTETGVVYTPNDEGQFEAEDGSKLNVGWRVTVGLENYTEAFTNPTLAGYFYQITAWTFVQAFLSVALTFLLGLLVAIAMNKPGMRGQKVYRSLLILPYAIPGFISALIFAGLFNTRFGAINQILLGGAEIPWLTDPFLAKFTILFVNLWLGYPYMFLITTGALQALPGDVMEAAKIDGAGPLRTWRSITLPLLLVSTAPLLISSFAFNFNNFTLIYMLTGGGPSFSPTTSLGHTDILISMVYKISGISGGEPTNYGLASALSIMIFVIVGVISAIAFRQTRKLEEVN is encoded by the coding sequence GTGAGTTCCCCCAGCACCCTCGAGAAACCGCGCACGTCGCGCCCCCGCCCGCAGTCCCACGCCACGAACTTCGGCAAGGGCTTCCTCGTGAAGCTCGCGCTGATGGCCGCCGTCAACGCCTTCGGCATCTTCATCATCCTCGCTGCGTTGCAGCAGGACTCGATGGGGATCCTGTGGGTGATGGTCGGCCTCCTGGTGGCCGCGAACTGGGTCTTCTTCGCGCGCCGCACCCTCGCGCTGAAGTACGTCTTCCCCGGTCTGGTGTTCCTGCTGATCTTCCAGTTGTTCACCATGGGGTACACGCTGTATGTGTCCTTCACCAACTACGGTCAGGGGCACAACTCCACCAAGGACCAGGCGATCACCGCGCTGCTGCAGCAGAACGAGGTACGCCTGCCCGATTCCCCCGCCTACCCTCTGGCCGTGGTGCAGCAGGGCGGCGAACTCGGGTTCGCCGTCCTGGAGGACGACACGGTGGAGGTCGGCACGGCCGAGGACCCGCTGTCGGTGGTGGACGATGCGGTCGTCACCGACGGCGCGATCACCGAGGTGCCCGGATGGGACATCCTGGACCGGCAGGCGATCATCGCCGATCAGCAGGCCGTGGTCGATCTGCGCGTGAGCATCGACGAGGACCCGGAGTCCGGTTCCATCCGCACCACCGACGGCCGCACCGGCTACGTGTACACCTCGACCCTGGAATGGGACCCCGAGGCCGACACGATGACCAACACCGAGACCGGTGTGGTCTACACCCCCAACGACGAGGGGCAGTTCGAGGCCGAGGACGGCTCGAAACTCAACGTGGGCTGGCGGGTGACCGTCGGCCTGGAGAACTACACCGAGGCGTTCACGAACCCCACGCTGGCGGGGTACTTCTACCAGATCACCGCGTGGACCTTCGTGCAGGCATTCCTCTCGGTGGCGCTGACATTCCTGCTGGGGCTGCTCGTCGCTATCGCGATGAACAAGCCGGGGATGCGCGGTCAGAAGGTCTACCGCAGTCTGCTGATCCTGCCCTATGCCATCCCGGGCTTCATCTCGGCGCTGATCTTCGCCGGTCTGTTCAACACCAGGTTCGGGGCGATCAACCAGATCCTGCTCGGGGGCGCGGAGATCCCGTGGCTCACCGACCCGTTCCTGGCGAAGTTCACGATCCTGTTCGTGAACCTCTGGCTCGGGTACCCCTACATGTTCCTCATCACCACGGGCGCGCTGCAGGCACTTCCCGGGGACGTGATGGAGGCGGCGAAGATCGACGGCGCCGGGCCGCTGCGCACCTGGCGGTCCATCACGTTGCCGCTGCTGCTGGTCTCCACCGCGCCGCTGCTGATCAGCTCGTTCGCCTTCAACTTCAACAACTTCACGCTGATCTACATGCTCACGGGCGGTGGTCCGAGCTTCTCGCCGACCACCAGCCTGGGTCACACCGACATCCTGATCTCGATGGTCTACAAGATCTCCGGGATCTCCGGCGGTGAACCGACCAACTACGGCCTGGCGAGCGCCCTGTCGATCATGATCTTCGTGATCGTCGGTGTGATCTCCGCCATTGCCTTCCGGCAGACCCGCAAGCTCGAGGAGGTCAACTGA
- a CDS encoding sugar ABC transporter substrate-binding protein produces the protein MRKTIITAAVASAALLLTACGSDSSSEATTDATDSSSEETSAAEEETTESAGGGGSITVWVDETRQAAVADAATTFTDETGTEVELVLKNFEDIRTDFLAQVPTGEGPDITVGAHDWLGELTANGVVAPVELGATASDFETTAVEAFTYDGQVYALPYAIENLGLIRNTDLAPDAPATWDEMIAAGEAAGTEYPFVIQMNGEDGDPYTFYPLQASFGSGIFAKNDDGSYSTDLIIGDEAGQNFAQFLYDNGQSGTGVFDQNITYDVAVDAFATGKSPFIVGGPWMLDSFGDLNVAVDPVPSAGGESAVPFAGVQGFYLSAQSQNALLANDFLVNYLSSEDAQLALYEAGDRPPALIAAADVAAEDPITAGFIAAGEGADPMPSIPEMGSVWTPWGKTEAAIINGADPVSSWETMATEIQSAIGG, from the coding sequence ATGCGCAAGACCATCATCACGGCCGCCGTCGCATCGGCTGCCCTGCTGCTCACTGCCTGCGGCAGCGACAGCTCGTCCGAGGCGACAACGGACGCCACGGATTCCAGCAGCGAGGAGACGAGCGCTGCCGAGGAGGAGACCACCGAGTCCGCCGGAGGCGGCGGCTCCATCACGGTCTGGGTCGACGAGACCCGTCAGGCCGCCGTGGCCGACGCCGCGACCACCTTCACGGACGAGACCGGCACCGAGGTGGAACTCGTCCTGAAGAACTTCGAGGACATCCGCACCGACTTCCTGGCCCAGGTCCCCACGGGCGAGGGCCCGGACATCACGGTGGGCGCCCACGACTGGCTGGGTGAGCTCACCGCCAACGGCGTGGTCGCCCCGGTCGAGCTCGGCGCCACGGCCTCTGACTTCGAGACCACCGCGGTGGAGGCCTTCACCTACGACGGCCAGGTCTACGCGCTGCCGTACGCGATCGAGAACCTCGGCCTCATCCGCAACACCGACCTCGCGCCCGACGCCCCCGCCACCTGGGACGAGATGATCGCCGCCGGCGAGGCCGCCGGGACCGAGTACCCCTTCGTCATCCAGATGAACGGCGAGGACGGCGACCCGTACACCTTCTACCCGCTGCAGGCCTCCTTCGGCTCCGGCATCTTCGCGAAGAACGACGACGGGTCCTACTCCACCGACCTGATCATCGGTGACGAGGCTGGCCAGAACTTCGCGCAGTTCCTCTACGACAACGGACAGTCGGGCACCGGCGTGTTCGACCAGAACATCACCTACGATGTCGCGGTCGACGCCTTCGCCACCGGCAAGTCCCCGTTCATCGTCGGTGGCCCGTGGATGCTGGACTCCTTCGGTGACCTGAACGTCGCCGTGGACCCGGTCCCGAGCGCCGGCGGCGAGAGCGCGGTGCCGTTCGCCGGCGTCCAGGGCTTCTACCTCAGCGCGCAGAGCCAGAACGCACTGCTGGCCAACGACTTCCTCGTGAACTACCTCTCCAGCGAGGATGCCCAGCTCGCCCTGTACGAGGCCGGTGACCGCCCGCCGGCGCTGATCGCCGCCGCCGACGTCGCAGCCGAGGACCCGATCACCGCCGGCTTCATCGCCGCCGGTGAGGGCGCCGACCCGATGCCCTCCATCCCGGAGATGGGATCGGTGTGGACGCCGTGGGGCAAGACCGAGGCCGCGATCATCAACGGCGCCGACCCGGTCAGTTCCTGGGAGACCATGGCCACGGAGATCCAGTCCGCCATCGGCGGCTGA
- a CDS encoding LacI family DNA-binding transcriptional regulator — MSNEEVPRTRLADLAAHSGVSTATVSRVLNRKPGVAESTRQAVYHALDMLGYERPHRGPNESAGLVGLIVPELSNPVFPAFAQAIETSLAHHSFTPLLCTQTTSGVSEDEYVETLLASNVAGIVFVNGLHADAQAPLTRYNRLTQRAVPYVLINGPREELPAPQVSVDEELGMDLAVRHLVAMGHRRIALAVGPDRLIPAVRKREGFTAAVRKYIGDTCDVRVQTSLFTVEGGEASARTLLREGATAIVCGSDLMALGAIRAINQAGLRVPEDISVIGFDDSLFMRFTEPNLTTLRQPVETMSQAVVDLLIGAMDGRESSTDLRFAPELIVRGSTAKVPG, encoded by the coding sequence ATGAGCAATGAAGAGGTGCCACGCACCCGATTGGCGGATCTCGCCGCTCACTCGGGCGTGAGCACGGCGACCGTCTCACGGGTGCTCAATCGCAAGCCGGGGGTTGCCGAGTCCACTCGCCAGGCCGTGTACCACGCCCTGGACATGCTCGGGTACGAGCGACCCCACCGCGGCCCGAACGAGTCGGCCGGCCTCGTCGGACTCATCGTGCCCGAGCTCAGCAATCCGGTGTTCCCCGCGTTCGCGCAGGCCATCGAGACCTCGCTGGCGCACCACTCCTTCACCCCCCTGCTGTGCACCCAGACCACCAGCGGGGTCTCCGAGGACGAGTACGTGGAGACCCTCCTCGCCTCCAACGTGGCCGGCATCGTGTTCGTCAACGGCTTGCACGCCGACGCACAGGCACCCTTGACGCGTTACAACCGGCTGACCCAGCGGGCCGTGCCCTACGTGCTGATCAACGGACCTCGGGAGGAACTCCCCGCGCCGCAGGTCAGCGTGGACGAGGAACTCGGGATGGACCTCGCCGTGCGGCACCTGGTGGCCATGGGGCATCGCCGCATCGCGCTCGCCGTCGGCCCCGATCGTCTGATCCCGGCGGTGCGCAAGCGCGAGGGCTTCACCGCCGCGGTGCGCAAGTACATCGGGGACACCTGCGACGTGCGGGTGCAGACCTCCCTGTTCACCGTGGAGGGTGGCGAGGCCTCAGCCCGCACGCTCCTACGCGAGGGCGCCACCGCCATCGTGTGCGGGAGCGACCTCATGGCGCTCGGCGCGATCCGCGCCATCAACCAAGCCGGGCTGCGCGTCCCCGAGGACATCTCCGTGATCGGCTTCGACGACTCCCTGTTCATGCGGTTCACCGAGCCGAACCTCACCACCCTGCGCCAGCCCGTGGAGACGATGAGCCAGGCCGTCGTGGACCTGCTCATCGGCGCGATGGACGGCCGGGAGTCCAGCACCGACCTGCGCTTCGCCCCCGAACTGATCGTGCGCGGGTCGACGGCGAAGGTCCCGGGGTAG